The following are encoded in a window of Halorarum salinum genomic DNA:
- a CDS encoding ABC transporter ATP-binding protein has translation MSNAERLHRSRRERSGTADADDEALVRCRGLTRRFRRGGGGLLGRSGSSTTVTAVDGVSMDVAPGEFVGVAGPSGSGKSTLLHLLAGLDVPTSGTVTLAGADTGSLSERERARLRLDRVGIVFQRFRLLPALSARANVAVPLVERGVPKAARRERATELLERVGLGDRTTHRPGELSGGERQRVAVARALVNDPDLLVADEPTGELDTAAGERVLALFEELASDRAVVLASHDSQALSRADRLVHLRDGRVVDGEDPADRAGDVVADRNGTDADDRDANVSGGRGTNGVAGRNGSDEDAA, from the coding sequence ATGTCGAACGCCGAACGACTCCACAGGTCCCGCCGCGAACGGTCCGGCACAGCGGACGCCGACGACGAAGCGCTGGTCCGGTGTCGCGGGCTCACGCGCAGGTTCCGGCGCGGCGGGGGCGGCCTCCTCGGCCGGTCCGGATCGTCGACGACCGTGACGGCCGTCGACGGCGTCTCGATGGACGTCGCGCCCGGCGAGTTCGTCGGCGTCGCCGGCCCGAGCGGGAGCGGGAAGTCGACCCTGCTGCACCTGCTCGCGGGGCTCGACGTGCCCACGTCCGGGACGGTGACGCTCGCCGGGGCGGACACCGGCTCCCTCTCCGAGCGGGAGCGCGCGCGGCTCAGGCTCGACCGCGTCGGGATCGTCTTCCAGCGGTTCCGGCTCCTCCCGGCGCTGTCGGCGCGTGCGAACGTGGCGGTGCCGCTCGTCGAGCGCGGCGTGCCGAAGGCCGCCCGCCGGGAGCGAGCGACGGAACTGCTCGAACGGGTCGGCCTCGGCGACCGCACGACGCACAGGCCGGGGGAGCTGAGCGGCGGCGAACGGCAGCGCGTCGCGGTCGCCCGCGCGCTCGTGAACGACCCGGACCTCCTCGTCGCCGACGAGCCGACCGGCGAACTCGACACCGCCGCCGGCGAGCGGGTGCTCGCGCTGTTCGAGGAACTCGCGTCCGACCGTGCGGTCGTCCTCGCGTCACACGACTCGCAGGCGCTCTCGCGGGCCGACCGGCTCGTCCACCTCAGGGACGGGCGCGTCGTGGACGGCGAGGACCCGGCCGACCGGGCCGGGGACGTCGTGGCCGACCGGAACGGGACCGACGCGGACGACCGGGACGCGAACGTCTCCGGCGGCCGGGGGACGAACGGGGTGGCCGGCCGAAACGGGAGCGACGAGGATGCCGCGTAG
- a CDS encoding ABC transporter permease — MPRRLRRRAALLALGVRRVVGRTLVVSPRRFLSSVLAVAIAVGFVVTVSGVALGLAAGSTVESPSVDYWIVPEDGGDGPTALPVGGSRLGEVHGTAARLNADDRIDHATPVLVAPLAVENPRTGEREYVVALGLVPAGDGTRVSGLSTDHLRPGDPHYADGGYDGDWTGEAVLNPAAAERLGVDAGDELRDGSGSGDRSLAVTAVDDGPGAVGGGMVPLALVHLSELQALTGADAGDQADQLLVRTDSRDVKPTLAAAYPRTKVVPSDGFSATAVAESERALAIGLAASLVALVVGVLFVATVMGLEVTADREQLAVLDAVGFSPASRGLVVLAETLAVAACGGVCGVLLGGAGIVATNAVAGHVLSVPSVARFHVALVGYGVGLAVLVGLLAAPYPLLLARRASREGVTR; from the coding sequence ATGCCGCGTAGGCTCCGGCGGCGGGCCGCGCTCCTCGCGCTCGGCGTCCGGCGCGTCGTCGGCCGCACCCTCGTCGTCTCACCGCGTCGGTTCCTGTCGAGCGTGCTGGCGGTCGCGATCGCGGTCGGCTTCGTGGTGACCGTCTCGGGGGTCGCGCTGGGGCTCGCCGCGGGATCGACCGTCGAGAGCCCGTCGGTGGACTACTGGATCGTCCCGGAGGACGGGGGCGACGGGCCGACGGCCCTGCCGGTCGGCGGGTCGCGGCTCGGCGAGGTCCACGGGACGGCCGCCCGGCTGAACGCCGACGATCGGATCGACCACGCGACGCCCGTCCTCGTCGCCCCCCTGGCCGTCGAGAACCCCCGGACCGGCGAACGGGAGTACGTCGTGGCGCTCGGGCTCGTCCCGGCCGGCGACGGGACGCGCGTCTCCGGGCTCTCGACCGACCACCTCCGACCCGGCGACCCCCACTACGCCGACGGGGGGTACGACGGTGACTGGACCGGCGAGGCGGTGCTCAACCCCGCCGCGGCCGAGCGACTCGGCGTCGACGCGGGGGACGAACTCCGCGACGGCTCCGGGTCGGGGGACCGTTCGCTCGCCGTGACCGCCGTCGACGACGGCCCCGGGGCCGTCGGCGGGGGGATGGTCCCGCTCGCGCTCGTCCACCTGAGCGAGCTACAGGCGCTCACGGGCGCGGACGCGGGAGACCAGGCCGACCAGCTCCTCGTCCGGACGGACTCGCGGGACGTCAAGCCGACCCTCGCCGCCGCCTACCCGCGGACGAAGGTCGTCCCGAGCGACGGGTTCTCCGCGACGGCCGTCGCCGAGTCCGAGCGCGCGCTCGCGATCGGCCTCGCGGCCTCCCTCGTCGCGCTCGTCGTCGGCGTCCTCTTCGTGGCCACGGTGATGGGGCTCGAGGTCACCGCCGACCGGGAGCAGCTCGCCGTTCTCGACGCCGTCGGGTTCTCCCCGGCGTCCCGCGGGCTGGTCGTCCTCGCGGAGACGCTCGCCGTCGCCGCCTGCGGCGGCGTCTGCGGCGTGCTCCTCGGCGGCGCCGGCATCGTCGCGACGAACGCCGTCGCCGGCCACGTCCTCTCGGTCCCGTCCGTGGCGCGGTTCCACGTCGCGCTCGTCGGCTACGGCGTCGGCCTCGCCGTGCTCGTGGGGCTCCTCGCCGCGCCGTACCCGCTGTTGCTCGCCCGCCGGGCCTCGCGGGAGGGGGTGACACGGTGA
- a CDS encoding ABC transporter permease has product MTARALSRVRGLVGVAVAVLRHDRGRTALAVAGIAVAVLATTSLASVGVGVVETGTEKFDAADRDLWVTGGPVGLAPGTVGGFENTVTDAHALSRDLERREEVRSAVPMSFQTVYVGTDGSDLETVVGVGVPGGGPSVGVSEGRGFERDDVHYADGGYDGPMTNAVVVDPRTAERFDLEPGDTLHVGGTVAAARSNEFTVVGVSSTFSGYVGTPTVALHLAELQTLTGTAATDRATLVTVRLEEGADPARVEQSLQEEYPEYEFRTNRDQLRATLGREAVVLASGASLVVLAVVAGIALSLNLLLSFCHQQREELRALKALGCSSRTLVGIGVAQALVLGALGGALGLALTYPATVGLEFAVSAAVGYEGLVRTPTSVLAVGAGLSLGTSSLGAAVAAWQVGRL; this is encoded by the coding sequence GTGACCGCGCGGGCGCTCTCCCGCGTCCGGGGGCTCGTCGGCGTCGCCGTCGCCGTCCTGCGACACGACCGGGGGCGGACGGCGCTGGCCGTCGCGGGCATCGCGGTGGCCGTCCTCGCCACGACGTCGCTCGCGAGCGTCGGCGTCGGCGTCGTCGAGACCGGGACCGAGAAGTTCGACGCGGCCGACCGGGACCTCTGGGTGACCGGCGGGCCGGTCGGGCTGGCACCCGGCACGGTCGGCGGCTTCGAGAACACCGTGACCGACGCACACGCGCTCTCCCGGGACCTCGAACGGCGCGAGGAGGTCCGGTCGGCGGTCCCCATGTCGTTCCAGACCGTGTACGTGGGAACGGACGGCTCGGACCTGGAGACGGTCGTGGGCGTGGGCGTCCCCGGCGGCGGTCCCTCGGTCGGCGTCTCGGAGGGCCGCGGGTTCGAGCGCGACGACGTCCACTACGCCGACGGGGGCTACGACGGGCCGATGACCAACGCCGTCGTCGTCGACCCCCGGACCGCCGAGCGGTTCGACCTCGAACCCGGCGACACGCTCCACGTCGGCGGGACGGTCGCGGCCGCCCGCTCGAACGAGTTCACCGTCGTTGGCGTCTCGTCGACGTTCTCCGGCTACGTCGGGACGCCGACGGTGGCGCTCCACCTCGCCGAACTACAGACGCTCACGGGGACGGCCGCGACGGACCGCGCGACGCTCGTCACCGTCCGCCTCGAGGAGGGCGCCGACCCCGCCCGGGTCGAGCAGTCCCTGCAGGAGGAGTACCCCGAGTACGAGTTCCGGACGAACCGCGACCAGCTGCGTGCGACGCTCGGCCGGGAGGCGGTCGTGCTCGCCAGCGGCGCGAGCCTCGTCGTTCTCGCGGTGGTCGCGGGGATCGCGCTCTCGCTCAACCTCCTGCTGTCGTTCTGTCACCAGCAGCGCGAGGAGCTCCGGGCGCTGAAGGCGCTCGGCTGCTCGTCGCGGACGCTGGTCGGAATCGGGGTCGCCCAGGCGCTCGTGCTCGGCGCGCTCGGCGGCGCGCTCGGGCTCGCCCTCACCTACCCAGCGACGGTCGGGCTCGAGTTCGCGGTGTCCGCGGCCGTGGGCTACGAGGGGCTGGTCCGGACGCCGACCTCCGTGCTCGCGGTCGGCGCCGGCCTCTCGCTCGGGACGAGTTCGCTCGGCGCCGCGGTCGCCGCGTGGCAGGTCGGCCGGCTGTAG
- a CDS encoding plastocyanin/azurin family copper-binding protein: MNQRRRRFLGAVAGTATAGLVGVAGYARRSNAGSGAARTQGGTVLMSARQGNVYDPVGLYVEPGATVVWELESGVHSSTSYEDRIPEGAEPWDTGIVSEPGATVSRTFEVEGTYDYYCLPHRANGMVGRIVVGTPGGPAEGSMPTDGPVPESQRIVQEGSVAAGGLGTGRILITYEGEVSPGNAVTITATLDGEPVVGANVFQRGAEGDDEWTLVGTTDENGRLQVTIPSSGDRAGDLRVRIRQGEREGELEVEPGGSGDSQEGPIRVDYSGTVSPGATVTITATLNGEPVVGADVFVRDGDDERQLVGQTDENGQLQVTVPAEGDNAGELDVQVRRGELEGELEVG; encoded by the coding sequence ATGAATCAGCGACGACGGCGGTTCCTCGGAGCGGTAGCCGGCACGGCGACGGCGGGTCTCGTGGGGGTGGCGGGGTACGCGAGACGGTCGAACGCGGGGAGCGGAGCCGCCCGGACGCAGGGCGGGACCGTGCTGATGAGCGCCCGGCAGGGGAACGTCTACGACCCGGTCGGCCTGTACGTCGAGCCCGGCGCGACCGTCGTCTGGGAACTGGAGAGCGGCGTCCACTCGTCGACGTCCTACGAGGACAGGATCCCGGAGGGAGCCGAACCGTGGGACACCGGCATCGTCTCGGAACCCGGCGCGACCGTCTCGCGGACGTTCGAGGTGGAGGGAACGTACGACTACTACTGTCTCCCGCACCGGGCGAACGGGATGGTCGGCCGCATCGTCGTGGGAACGCCCGGCGGCCCGGCCGAGGGGAGCATGCCGACCGACGGCCCCGTCCCGGAGAGCCAGCGGATCGTCCAGGAGGGGTCCGTCGCGGCCGGCGGCCTGGGGACGGGCAGGATACTGATCACCTACGAGGGGGAGGTCTCGCCGGGCAACGCCGTCACGATCACCGCGACCCTGGACGGCGAACCCGTCGTCGGCGCGAACGTCTTCCAGCGTGGCGCGGAGGGCGACGACGAGTGGACGCTCGTGGGGACGACCGACGAGAACGGCCGGCTGCAGGTCACGATCCCGTCGTCGGGCGACCGCGCGGGCGACCTCCGCGTCAGGATCCGCCAGGGCGAGCGCGAGGGCGAACTCGAGGTGGAGCCCGGCGGCTCGGGCGACAGCCAGGAGGGCCCGATCAGGGTCGACTACAGCGGTACCGTCTCGCCGGGCGCGACCGTGACCATCACGGCGACCCTGAACGGCGAGCCGGTGGTCGGCGCGGACGTGTTCGTCCGGGACGGGGACGACGAACGGCAGCTGGTCGGGCAGACCGACGAGAACGGCCAGCTCCAGGTCACGGTGCCGGCCGAGGGGGACAACGCCGGGGAGCTCGACGTCCAGGTGCGACGGGGCGAACTCGAGGGGGAGCTCGAGGTCGGGTGA
- a CDS encoding DUF7519 family protein, giving the protein MTVTRRPPAAGIWGAAIAAFTGAVVVGLVSPAAGGLGAVGTVLVVGGLVRPSRRVLGAGAVLLACAVLLAAGTGGAGVGVSLAGAVAAAVAWDLGEHAIGLGEQLGRETDATRNVAVHTAASLSVGAVAAGVAFAVYGAATGGQPVVALVFLLAGAVALASAVR; this is encoded by the coding sequence GTGACCGTCACCCGGCGCCCCCCGGCGGCGGGAATCTGGGGCGCGGCCATCGCCGCGTTCACGGGGGCCGTCGTCGTCGGGCTCGTCTCCCCCGCAGCGGGGGGGCTCGGCGCGGTCGGCACCGTCCTCGTCGTCGGTGGGCTCGTGCGCCCGTCGCGCCGCGTGCTCGGCGCCGGCGCGGTGCTGCTCGCGTGTGCGGTGCTGCTCGCGGCTGGGACCGGCGGCGCGGGCGTCGGCGTCTCGCTCGCCGGCGCGGTCGCCGCCGCGGTCGCGTGGGACCTCGGCGAACACGCCATCGGGCTCGGCGAGCAGCTCGGACGGGAGACTGACGCGACCCGGAACGTCGCGGTCCACACCGCGGCGAGCCTCTCGGTCGGGGCCGTCGCGGCGGGCGTCGCGTTCGCGGTGTACGGCGCAGCGACCGGGGGACAGCCCGTCGTCGCGCTCGTGTTCCTGCTCGCGGGCGCGGTGGCGCTCGCGAGCGCCGTCAGGTAG
- a CDS encoding DUF58 domain-containing protein, with amino-acid sequence MTPTLPEELRPRGVVPTGRWAGMAALALVPVGLGALLESPSLVVAGAVGVAFAAYARADTAPHPDLAVTRELSTTTPDPGEEVTVTLRVVNAGDGVVPDLRLIDGVPPALAVEGSARLGTALRPGKAATLRYTVTAVRGAHEWRPVHVVTRNASGSREHDERVEAETTMRCAPDLEASASLPLRGLTTQYAGRVATDVGGAGLEFHSTREYRHGDPAKRVNWAQYARTGELSTLLFREERAATVVLCIDAREGSYLAPDPDAANAVERSVDAATQACSALLGSGDRVGVAAFAPGECWLPPGSGADHAAAARELLGTHPSLAPTPPAERFLATTWFRRFRRRLPADAQVVFCSPMADDYALTVARRLDAHGHAVTVVSPDPTAADTPGRTLARVERANRLSRLRRAGIRVLDWGEEPLATELERAAARWSR; translated from the coding sequence GTGACGCCGACCCTCCCGGAGGAGCTCCGCCCCCGCGGCGTCGTCCCCACCGGGCGGTGGGCCGGGATGGCCGCGCTCGCGCTGGTCCCCGTCGGACTCGGGGCGCTCCTCGAGAGCCCGTCGCTCGTCGTCGCGGGCGCGGTCGGCGTCGCGTTCGCGGCGTACGCCCGGGCCGACACGGCGCCGCATCCGGACCTCGCGGTCACGCGGGAGCTGTCGACGACGACGCCCGACCCCGGCGAGGAGGTGACCGTCACGCTCCGCGTCGTGAACGCCGGCGACGGCGTCGTCCCGGACCTGCGGCTGATCGACGGCGTTCCCCCGGCGCTGGCCGTGGAGGGGTCCGCACGCCTCGGCACGGCGCTCCGGCCGGGCAAGGCGGCGACGCTCCGCTACACGGTGACGGCCGTCCGGGGCGCCCACGAGTGGCGCCCGGTCCACGTCGTCACCCGGAACGCCAGCGGCTCGCGGGAGCACGACGAGCGGGTCGAGGCCGAGACGACGATGCGCTGTGCGCCCGACCTCGAGGCGAGCGCCTCCCTGCCGCTCCGCGGGCTGACCACCCAGTACGCGGGCCGGGTCGCGACCGACGTGGGCGGGGCGGGCCTGGAGTTCCACTCGACGCGGGAGTACCGCCACGGCGACCCGGCAAAGCGCGTGAACTGGGCGCAGTACGCCAGGACCGGGGAGCTCTCGACGCTGCTGTTCCGCGAGGAGCGGGCCGCGACGGTCGTGCTCTGTATCGACGCGCGGGAGGGGTCGTACCTCGCCCCCGACCCCGACGCGGCCAACGCCGTCGAGCGGAGCGTCGACGCCGCGACGCAGGCCTGCTCGGCGCTGTTGGGGAGCGGCGACCGCGTCGGCGTCGCCGCGTTCGCGCCGGGCGAGTGCTGGCTCCCGCCGGGGAGCGGCGCGGACCACGCGGCCGCCGCTCGGGAACTGCTCGGCACCCACCCGTCGCTCGCGCCGACGCCGCCCGCCGAGCGCTTCCTCGCGACGACGTGGTTCCGGCGGTTCCGGCGGCGGCTCCCGGCGGACGCGCAGGTCGTCTTCTGCTCGCCGATGGCCGACGACTACGCGCTGACGGTCGCCCGCCGCCTCGACGCGCACGGCCACGCGGTGACGGTCGTCAGCCCGGACCCGACCGCCGCCGACACGCCGGGGCGGACGCTCGCTCGGGTCGAGCGGGCGAACCGCCTCTCGCGGCTCCGGCGGGCCGGCATCCGCGTCCTCGACTGGGGCGAGGAGCCGCTCGCGACCGAGCTCGAACGCGCCGCCGCGCGGTGGTCGCGGTGA
- a CDS encoding DUF7269 family protein: protein MRATASVGLAAVLFGFVVVFERGLAGLFGSMSYVFVTLVGVLALVQGLRILNDARRVEARAAETADVEDRYEVPFPGEDIDVLLASGGGLSTVSVKRRRELHARLDRAARETLRARGDYDEAELPAALREGTWTDDPVAAWFLGDDRPAPAAVRLRGLLGSDVEFRFAAARTVEALAAARSGEVPEDASDDGSPSGAGGGLGSTIRAAGRRRLRSVRDRLPGVGR, encoded by the coding sequence GTGAGAGCGACCGCGTCGGTCGGACTGGCCGCGGTGTTGTTCGGCTTCGTGGTCGTGTTCGAGCGCGGGCTCGCCGGCCTCTTCGGCTCGATGAGCTACGTGTTCGTGACGCTCGTGGGCGTGCTGGCGCTCGTCCAGGGGCTGCGGATCCTGAACGACGCCCGACGGGTGGAGGCCCGCGCGGCCGAGACGGCCGACGTGGAGGACCGGTACGAGGTCCCCTTCCCGGGCGAGGACATCGACGTCCTGCTCGCGAGCGGCGGCGGGCTCTCGACCGTGAGCGTCAAGCGCAGGCGCGAACTCCACGCGCGCCTCGACCGGGCCGCGCGCGAGACGCTCCGGGCCCGCGGCGACTACGACGAGGCGGAGCTCCCCGCGGCGCTCCGCGAGGGGACGTGGACCGACGACCCCGTGGCCGCGTGGTTCCTCGGCGACGACCGCCCGGCTCCGGCGGCCGTGCGGCTCAGGGGGCTGCTCGGCTCGGACGTGGAGTTCCGGTTCGCCGCCGCGCGGACCGTCGAGGCGCTGGCCGCCGCACGCTCGGGGGAGGTCCCGGAGGACGCGTCGGACGACGGGAGTCCGTCGGGGGCGGGCGGCGGGCTCGGTTCGACGATTCGCGCGGCCGGTCGGCGGCGGCTCCGGTCGGTTCGGGACCGCCTGCCGGGGGTGGGCCGGTGA
- a CDS encoding DUF4129 domain-containing protein: MVDRRTAATALLAVLAVLALGVAAATIDSATTSNAGGFGVGSTEDEAGIGERDAGEIEFGGNASAGGIELSFSTCVAFLTRPLVRLGLLAVVGLFFYAMYRTTGSKLLSGIFVGAASFPFAVVYVVLTVCNPAPLDPRFGASGAPTNETGLGAGAGDAGTNAAGEALSTPTALVGLLLVLALLGCVALLFVSTGDDEEEPADEEPDLPPPDRRAALGAAAGAAADRLEADSDLENEVYRAWSEMTGRLDVENPAAATPAEFAAAAVEAGMDRGDVTELTAVFEEVRYGGAEPTPEREARAVDALRHIEARYADGGSAAGDHA, translated from the coding sequence GTGGTAGACCGACGGACCGCCGCCACCGCCCTCCTCGCGGTTCTCGCCGTCCTCGCGCTCGGTGTCGCGGCCGCGACGATCGACTCCGCGACGACGTCGAACGCCGGCGGGTTCGGCGTCGGCTCCACCGAGGACGAGGCGGGTATCGGCGAGCGGGACGCCGGCGAGATCGAGTTCGGCGGGAACGCCTCGGCCGGCGGGATCGAACTGAGTTTCTCGACGTGCGTCGCGTTCCTCACCAGGCCGCTCGTCCGGCTCGGACTGCTCGCCGTCGTCGGCCTGTTCTTCTACGCGATGTATCGGACGACCGGCTCGAAGCTGCTGAGCGGGATCTTCGTCGGCGCGGCGTCGTTCCCGTTCGCCGTCGTATACGTCGTGCTCACCGTCTGTAACCCGGCGCCGCTGGATCCGCGGTTCGGCGCGTCGGGCGCGCCGACCAACGAGACGGGCTTGGGCGCCGGCGCCGGCGACGCGGGGACGAACGCGGCCGGCGAGGCGCTCTCCACGCCGACCGCGCTCGTGGGGCTGCTGCTCGTGCTGGCGCTGCTCGGCTGCGTCGCGCTCCTGTTCGTCTCGACCGGCGACGACGAGGAGGAACCGGCCGACGAGGAGCCCGACCTCCCGCCCCCGGACCGCCGCGCGGCGCTGGGAGCGGCGGCGGGCGCGGCCGCGGACAGGCTGGAGGCCGACTCGGACCTCGAGAACGAGGTGTACCGCGCGTGGAGCGAGATGACCGGACGGCTCGACGTCGAGAACCCGGCGGCGGCCACGCCGGCGGAGTTCGCCGCCGCCGCCGTCGAGGCGGGGATGGACCGCGGGGACGTGACGGAGCTGACGGCGGTGTTCGAGGAGGTGCGGTACGGCGGCGCCGAGCCGACGCCCGAGCGGGAGGCGCGCGCGGTCGACGCGCTCCGCCACATCGAGGCGAGGTACGCGGACGGCGGCTCCGCGGCGGGTGATCATGCGTGA
- a CDS encoding helix-turn-helix transcriptional regulator, producing the protein MRTDYSIETAARVLVLGALLLSAVLAPGVAATAQEAEQISVAGSGFGDGDVVAERGDTQFLWAGEESTLTVTLETNASGREGHYEACVRSEPADDRSATDLECRSVKLAGNSTEELTFTFEEWPEGLYGQQTVSVVVTADTLSRDEAARATHDVSVIEKGGDEDGDGATNRRELDEGTNFTDSDTDDDGLSDGLELDTYGTDPTETDTDGDGLDDGPEVREYRTDPTEADTDGDGLEDDAEVNRHGTDPNSPDTDGDGLADALEVNTHETDPTDPDTDGDGLSDADEVREHDTNPTKSDTDDDGLSDALEAYTFETDPNRADTDDDGLSDGDEVYGASTDPTDPDTDGDGLEDGAEADSHGTNPNRADTDGDGLDDGPEVNRYGTDPTDPDTDGDGVGDAAGVNAGERLAPLALLLVVPLAGLAVVGALWTTRGRWLPYVPGRVRESAVWTRAAAWTGRVRDAATRRASALPGEAGTGEADGARSDGREYPEPSPDDGPTEVPLEMLSNEDAVLAVLRRNGGRVRQSAIVRETGWSKSKVSRVLSRMADDGRVTKINVGRGNVITLPGEEPDGADSPFSE; encoded by the coding sequence GTGCGCACCGACTACTCCATCGAGACTGCCGCCCGCGTGCTCGTGCTCGGAGCCCTGCTGCTGTCGGCCGTCCTCGCCCCGGGCGTCGCGGCCACGGCTCAGGAGGCGGAGCAGATCAGCGTCGCGGGGAGCGGCTTCGGCGACGGCGACGTCGTCGCCGAGCGCGGCGACACGCAGTTCCTCTGGGCCGGCGAGGAGTCGACGCTCACGGTGACCCTGGAGACGAACGCCAGCGGGAGGGAGGGGCACTACGAGGCCTGCGTCCGCTCCGAACCGGCCGACGACCGCTCCGCGACCGACCTGGAGTGTCGGTCGGTGAAGCTAGCCGGGAACAGCACGGAGGAACTGACGTTCACGTTCGAGGAGTGGCCGGAGGGGTTGTACGGCCAGCAGACCGTGAGCGTCGTCGTCACCGCCGACACGTTGAGCCGCGACGAGGCGGCGCGCGCGACCCACGACGTCTCGGTCATCGAGAAGGGCGGCGACGAGGACGGCGACGGCGCCACGAACCGGCGCGAGCTCGACGAGGGGACGAACTTCACTGATTCCGACACGGACGACGACGGGCTGAGCGACGGGCTCGAACTGGACACGTACGGGACCGACCCGACCGAGACGGACACGGACGGCGACGGCCTGGACGACGGTCCCGAGGTGCGCGAGTACCGGACCGACCCGACCGAGGCGGACACGGACGGCGACGGCCTGGAGGACGACGCGGAGGTGAACCGCCACGGCACGGACCCGAACAGCCCCGACACGGACGGCGACGGGCTGGCCGACGCCCTCGAGGTCAACACCCACGAGACGGACCCGACGGACCCCGACACGGACGGGGACGGGCTGAGCGACGCGGACGAGGTCCGCGAACACGACACGAACCCGACGAAGTCGGACACGGACGACGACGGGCTGAGCGACGCGCTCGAGGCGTACACGTTCGAGACGGACCCGAACCGCGCGGACACGGACGACGACGGGCTGAGCGACGGGGACGAGGTGTACGGCGCCTCGACGGACCCGACGGACCCCGACACGGACGGCGACGGCCTGGAGGACGGCGCGGAGGCGGACAGTCACGGGACGAACCCGAACCGCGCGGACACGGACGGCGACGGGCTGGACGACGGCCCCGAGGTGAATCGGTACGGCACCGACCCGACGGACCCCGACACGGACGGCGACGGCGTCGGCGACGCGGCGGGCGTGAACGCCGGCGAGCGCCTCGCGCCGCTCGCGCTGTTGCTGGTGGTCCCGCTGGCCGGACTCGCAGTCGTCGGCGCCCTCTGGACCACGCGCGGCCGCTGGCTCCCGTACGTCCCCGGCCGGGTGCGGGAGTCGGCGGTCTGGACGCGGGCGGCGGCGTGGACCGGGCGGGTGCGGGACGCGGCGACGCGTCGTGCGTCGGCGCTACCGGGGGAGGCAGGGACCGGGGAGGCGGACGGCGCCCGCTCGGACGGGCGGGAGTACCCCGAACCGTCGCCCGACGACGGCCCGACCGAGGTCCCGCTCGAGATGCTGAGCAACGAGGACGCCGTGCTGGCCGTGCTCCGGCGGAACGGCGGCCGCGTTCGCCAGTCGGCGATCGTCCGGGAGACGGGCTGGTCGAAGTCGAAGGTGAGCCGGGTGCTCTCCCGGATGGCCGACGACGGACGGGTGACGAAGATCAACGTCGGTCGGGGGAACGTCATCACGCTCCCGGGCGAGGAGCCCGACGGCGCCGACTCGCCGTTCTCGGAGTGA
- a CDS encoding DUF7504 family protein codes for MSGTSHTSAAAEFDSRPRGLADAANVLVLEDRRASARNHRCPGVATDGPLLLVAFTGADVRRLERRPGTGRERYVVDATPQGVAAEADADRLAVESASAPSNLTEVGVALDKLLDRAGDADGRLDCCLPSLTALLQYVDRQRGYRFCNAVANRLASADAFAHYHLTTGAHEGMTVDTFASLMDAVVRVDDDGARVVRRR; via the coding sequence ATGTCAGGAACGTCGCACACGTCGGCGGCCGCCGAGTTCGACTCGCGGCCGCGCGGGCTCGCGGACGCCGCGAACGTGCTGGTCCTCGAGGACCGGCGGGCGTCCGCGAGGAACCACCGCTGCCCGGGGGTCGCGACCGACGGCCCGCTGCTGCTGGTCGCGTTCACCGGGGCCGACGTGCGACGACTGGAGCGACGACCCGGTACGGGCCGGGAGCGGTACGTGGTCGATGCGACCCCGCAGGGAGTCGCCGCCGAGGCGGACGCCGACCGGCTCGCGGTCGAGTCGGCGTCCGCGCCGTCGAACCTCACCGAGGTGGGCGTGGCGCTCGACAAGCTGCTCGACCGCGCGGGGGACGCGGACGGGCGGCTCGACTGCTGTCTGCCGTCGCTCACCGCGCTGCTCCAGTACGTCGACCGACAGCGTGGCTACCGGTTCTGTAACGCCGTGGCCAACCGACTCGCGTCCGCGGACGCGTTCGCCCACTACCATCTCACGACGGGGGCACACGAGGGGATGACCGTCGACACCTTCGCGTCGCTGATGGACGCCGTCGTCCGCGTGGACGACGACGGGGCGCGCGTCGTCCGCCGCCGCTGA